In Streptomyces sp. NBC_01426, one genomic interval encodes:
- a CDS encoding lysophospholipid acyltransferase family protein, protein MLSRLASAVVPVFGRLTVTADVPSLPAGGAVIVANHTSLADPAVVMAALRRLGTEPVVLATAGLWRIPLLGWSLTREGHVPVRRGTARASEALETAVEALRAGRHVLVYGEGRLPLRPDSGEEPPEGFRSGPARLARAAGVPLVPLGQAGARRITSGSTGKQLAGLLTAPVRRPRLHVHVGTPRSLPADTGEATAHARHAVTAAWEVATRALCEV, encoded by the coding sequence GTGCTCAGTCGCCTCGCCTCCGCCGTCGTGCCCGTGTTCGGACGCCTGACCGTCACGGCCGACGTTCCGTCGCTGCCCGCCGGGGGCGCGGTGATCGTCGCCAACCACACCAGCCTGGCCGACCCCGCCGTCGTCATGGCGGCCCTGCGCCGCCTGGGCACCGAACCGGTGGTGCTCGCCACGGCGGGCCTGTGGCGGATCCCGCTGCTCGGCTGGTCGCTGACGCGCGAGGGACACGTACCCGTACGCCGGGGCACGGCGCGAGCCTCGGAGGCCCTGGAAACGGCGGTCGAGGCACTGCGCGCCGGCCGGCACGTCCTGGTCTACGGGGAAGGCCGCCTGCCGCTGCGCCCGGACTCCGGGGAGGAGCCGCCGGAAGGCTTCCGCAGCGGCCCGGCCCGCCTGGCGCGAGCCGCCGGGGTGCCGCTCGTCCCGCTCGGCCAGGCCGGTGCCCGCCGGATCACTTCGGGCAGCACCGGCAAACAACTGGCCGGCCTGCTGACCGCGCCGGTACGCCGACCCCGCCTGCACGTCCACGTCGGCACCCCGCGAAGCCTTCCCGCCGACACCGGCGAGGCCACCGCCCACGCCCGACACGCCGTCACGGCCGCCTGGGAAGTGGCGACCCGCGCCCTCTGCGAGGTCTGA
- a CDS encoding DUF6247 family protein — MSAQPEYVSVPPPPPAAAAQLLVRIRADHRAQRWEPAFERDWAKALEDSRHSYTLTPLHDVVRAWRSRLDSAPAVDAFIASGMDDSDHIALEDVIGARP, encoded by the coding sequence GTGAGCGCACAGCCCGAGTACGTGTCCGTCCCACCGCCCCCACCGGCCGCGGCCGCCCAACTCCTCGTCCGGATCCGCGCCGACCACCGGGCACAACGGTGGGAGCCGGCCTTCGAACGGGACTGGGCCAAGGCGCTGGAGGACTCCCGCCACAGTTACACCCTCACCCCGCTGCACGATGTCGTGCGCGCCTGGCGCAGCCGGCTCGACTCGGCCCCGGCCGTCGACGCCTTCATCGCGTCCGGCATGGACGACTCCGACCACATCGCGCTCGAAGACGTCATCGGAGCCCGACCGTGA
- a CDS encoding STAS domain-containing protein yields the protein MSTATSSPILAHTTPHDTGADSAPCAITVHSRGNVLTIAPTGEIDHHTARPLRVTLALAAAHGYTGLVLDTSRVTFADSGLLRVLDEWCRHGRRLRMVNQSKAVQRLLAAAAATGPAPSPYGGLRRKPGDGAERAAPPGPPDRPGPAGEATPR from the coding sequence GTGAGTACAGCAACGAGCAGCCCGATACTGGCCCACACGACCCCCCACGACACCGGCGCCGACAGTGCGCCCTGCGCCATAACGGTCCACTCCCGGGGCAACGTCCTGACCATCGCCCCGACGGGCGAGATCGATCACCACACCGCCCGGCCCCTGCGCGTGACGCTCGCCCTGGCCGCCGCCCACGGCTACACCGGGCTCGTCCTGGACACCTCCCGCGTCACCTTCGCCGACTCCGGTCTCCTGCGCGTCCTGGACGAGTGGTGCAGGCACGGGCGTCGCCTGAGGATGGTGAACCAGTCCAAGGCCGTACAACGCCTCCTGGCCGCGGCGGCGGCGACGGGACCGGCGCCCTCCCCGTACGGCGGCCTCCGCCGGAAACCGGGGGACGGCGCGGAGCGCGCGGCACCCCCCGGCCCGCCGGACCGACCAGGCCCCGCGGGGGAAGCGACACCGCGGTGA
- a CDS encoding neutral zinc metallopeptidase, whose amino-acid sequence MGVRDRFGARGFGARCVGVLAALTLLAPATAYASAHAAAGSERARSAPVAAEPPGPDTDSPQGLATYLGEAFSSIDGYWQDYFRAHRLEGPSVFYATPLSSGDSFTSRCAEQPVTHDTPTFFYCAADGYTTREGDTFSGGIYFPVTTAMGLRRETGDFALATVMAHEFGHEVQQELMEQLHLRDIVQRKDGAPVLENGRPVKVKESELLADCYSGNWSKYAHRQGLVATANLAEAVVALRLAADKEFGVGDPHGSKYERTAAFTLGYTSGDPLRCARRYWVTETWE is encoded by the coding sequence ATGGGCGTACGCGATCGCTTCGGTGCCCGCGGCTTCGGTGCCCGCTGTGTGGGGGTCCTCGCCGCCCTGACGCTGCTCGCGCCGGCCACCGCGTACGCGAGCGCCCACGCGGCGGCCGGCTCCGAGCGGGCCCGGTCCGCGCCCGTGGCCGCCGAGCCGCCGGGGCCCGACACGGACAGTCCCCAGGGGTTGGCCACCTACCTCGGTGAGGCCTTCAGCAGCATCGACGGCTACTGGCAGGACTACTTTCGGGCGCATCGGCTGGAGGGGCCCTCCGTCTTCTACGCCACCCCGCTGTCGAGCGGGGACTCCTTCACCAGCAGGTGCGCGGAGCAACCCGTCACGCACGACACGCCCACGTTCTTCTACTGTGCGGCCGACGGCTACACGACCCGCGAGGGTGACACGTTCTCGGGCGGGATCTACTTCCCGGTCACCACGGCGATGGGACTGCGGCGCGAGACCGGCGATTTCGCACTGGCGACGGTGATGGCGCACGAGTTCGGCCACGAGGTCCAGCAGGAACTCATGGAACAGCTGCACCTGCGGGACATCGTCCAGAGGAAGGACGGAGCGCCGGTCCTGGAGAACGGCCGCCCGGTGAAGGTCAAGGAATCCGAACTGCTCGCCGACTGCTACAGCGGAAACTGGAGCAAGTACGCGCACCGGCAGGGTCTCGTGGCCACCGCGAACCTCGCCGAGGCCGTCGTCGCCCTGCGACTCGCGGCCGACAAGGAGTTCGGGGTCGGCGATCCGCACGGCAGCAAGTACGAGCGGACGGCCGCGTTCACCCTCGGGTACACCAGCGGGGACCCGCTCCGGTGCGCACGCCGGTACTGGGTCACCGAGACCTGGGAGTAG
- a CDS encoding peroxiredoxin, with the protein MGRSPAVGQVVDDFRLPGGELTGEEFVRTEYSLGGHRGSPVVLAFYPGDNTPVCTTQLCSYSDGLESLGAGGARVWGISPQSVDSHEDFARSRGLRLPLLADTDRTVARAFGITAPLIGLRRAVFIIAPDGTLHWKHVTAVGATFPPADTITEQLSRIGAS; encoded by the coding sequence GTGGGCCGATCCCCAGCCGTGGGCCAAGTGGTGGACGACTTCCGGCTGCCGGGAGGTGAACTGACCGGGGAGGAGTTCGTCCGCACCGAGTACTCCTTGGGCGGCCACCGAGGGAGCCCGGTCGTCCTGGCCTTCTATCCCGGTGACAACACCCCCGTGTGCACGACCCAGTTGTGTTCCTACTCCGACGGACTGGAATCCCTGGGAGCCGGCGGGGCCAGGGTCTGGGGCATCAGCCCCCAAAGCGTCGACAGCCACGAGGACTTCGCGCGCTCCCGCGGACTGCGCCTGCCCCTGTTGGCCGACACCGACCGGACCGTCGCCCGCGCCTTCGGGATCACCGCACCCCTCATCGGCCTGCGCCGGGCCGTCTTCATCATCGCCCCCGACGGCACCCTGCACTGGAAGCACGTCACCGCGGTCGGCGCCACCTTCCCGCCGGCGGACACCATCACCGAACAGCTCTCCCGCATCGGGGCGAGCTGA
- a CDS encoding MetQ/NlpA family ABC transporter substrate-binding protein has translation MLSALPRRRTARAAATTAAVLALLLSGCGLGGSDGKRIRVGVSGDSPEWDVLAKEAAKEGLTVETVVFDDYSLPNKALSAGDIELNAFQHLVFLAQSNTENHTDIAPIAATTVVPLGLYSSRHTQLSRLPDRAEIALPNDPANQGRALRVLEQAKVIELRPEAGLFATPDDITANPKHIRLTPVNAQQTPRTLKDTDAAIINDGVAELAGIDAETALFKDDPAGPQSLPYLNVIAARADRKDDPDFEKIVRLYASPAVQDEVRRTSNGTAHHVELPAADLQVEVARIQKQLKR, from the coding sequence ATGCTCTCTGCACTGCCGCGCCGGCGTACCGCACGCGCCGCCGCCACCACCGCCGCCGTCCTCGCACTCCTCCTCTCGGGCTGCGGACTCGGCGGTTCCGACGGGAAGCGCATCCGCGTGGGCGTCTCGGGCGACTCCCCCGAGTGGGACGTCCTCGCCAAGGAGGCCGCGAAGGAGGGCCTGACCGTGGAGACCGTCGTCTTCGACGACTACTCCCTGCCCAACAAGGCGCTCAGCGCCGGCGACATCGAACTCAACGCCTTCCAACACCTGGTCTTCCTCGCCCAGTCGAACACCGAGAACCACACCGACATCGCGCCCATCGCCGCGACCACGGTGGTGCCCCTCGGCCTGTATTCGAGCCGGCACACGCAGCTCTCCCGGCTGCCCGACCGGGCCGAGATCGCGCTGCCGAACGACCCGGCCAACCAGGGCCGCGCCCTGCGCGTACTGGAACAGGCCAAGGTCATCGAACTCCGTCCGGAGGCAGGGCTCTTCGCCACACCGGACGACATCACCGCCAACCCGAAGCACATCCGGCTCACCCCGGTGAACGCCCAGCAGACCCCGCGCACCCTCAAGGACACCGACGCCGCGATCATCAACGACGGGGTCGCCGAACTCGCCGGCATCGACGCCGAGACCGCCCTGTTCAAGGACGATCCGGCCGGCCCCCAGTCCCTCCCCTACCTCAACGTCATCGCCGCCCGCGCAGACCGGAAGGACGATCCCGATTTCGAGAAGATCGTCCGGTTGTACGCCTCGCCGGCCGTGCAGGACGAGGTGCGCCGCACGAGCAACGGCACCGCCCACCACGTCGAGTTGCCCGCCGCCGACCTCCAGGTCGAGGTGGCCCGGATCCAGAAGCAGCTGAAGCGATGA